A genomic stretch from Flavobacterium humidisoli includes:
- a CDS encoding sensor histidine kinase has protein sequence MIFNSNKPYSLPIRYHVYFWLTYFVFNTFRWGSYFNDYVYSLKTTLLGFPIHMALCYLNILVLMPLFIYRKKYFLYIISVLSAIFVMVVLKFNLTYLLITHDVWPEGPQTINTLTLNYTIDMMMGELYVMTFVTAIKITLDFLKEQRRVTDLEKSQLETELLFLKSQISPHFFFNTLNNIYSLSVEKSNKTPKIVLKLSELMRYMLYETKGKKQTLENEIMCIQNYLDLERIRNGERLEVNMYISGDIHDKEISPVLLLTFVENAFKHGVNKNTGNVVIDINFKVKGDFLYFTISNPMPEFTVHKDNFNKSSGIGIENVKKRLELGYNKSDYKLSFKNKKNIFVVKLVIKVT, from the coding sequence TAACGTATTTTGTATTCAATACATTCCGTTGGGGAAGCTATTTTAACGATTATGTTTACTCGTTAAAAACCACTTTACTCGGATTTCCTATTCACATGGCATTGTGTTATCTAAATATTTTGGTTTTAATGCCTTTATTTATTTATCGCAAAAAGTATTTCCTATATATAATAAGTGTCTTGTCTGCGATTTTTGTCATGGTTGTTTTAAAATTTAATCTGACTTATTTATTGATTACACACGATGTTTGGCCCGAAGGCCCGCAAACCATCAATACACTTACTCTCAACTATACGATAGATATGATGATGGGTGAATTGTATGTGATGACTTTTGTTACCGCAATTAAAATCACTTTAGATTTCTTAAAAGAACAAAGACGTGTGACAGATTTAGAAAAATCTCAGCTAGAAACCGAATTGCTGTTTTTGAAGTCACAGATTTCTCCGCATTTTTTCTTTAATACCTTAAATAATATTTATTCACTTTCTGTAGAAAAATCAAACAAAACGCCAAAAATCGTTTTAAAGCTTTCTGAATTGATGCGTTATATGCTTTATGAAACAAAAGGCAAAAAACAAACTCTTGAAAATGAGATCATGTGTATTCAGAATTATCTGGATCTAGAAAGAATTAGAAACGGAGAACGTCTAGAAGTTAATATGTATATTTCTGGAGATATTCATGATAAAGAAATTTCTCCCGTTTTATTATTGACTTTTGTCGAAAACGCTTTTAAGCATGGCGTGAACAAAAATACTGGAAATGTTGTAATTGACATCAACTTTAAAGTAAAAGGAGATTTTTTATACTTCACAATTTCAAACCCAATGCCCGAATTTACCGTACATAAAGATAATTTTAACAAGTCAAGTGGTATAGGTATTGAAAACGTAAAAAAAAGACTCGAATTAGGATATAATAAAAGTGACTATAAGCTTTCATTTAAAAATAAAAAGAATATTTTTGTCGTTAAACTAGTTATAAAAGTCACATAG
- a CDS encoding LytR/AlgR family response regulator transcription factor has protein sequence MKIKCLIIDDEPLAINVIKNYIEQIEDLELVNTFSNSIEGLNFLKNNTIDVIFLDINMPVLDGINFIKSLENPPLLIITSAYDQFAIETYELDVLDYLVKPIEFPRLMKAVNKINKRLNNAIKLPQENSKENPFIFVKIDKKKMKKIFLNEILVIESLKDYLKISTTSGKFIIHSTLSDFTSLLPERDFIRIHRSYTIAIDKIDAVEGNSIEIEGLRYVIGRSYIDEVKQKILNSSI, from the coding sequence ATGAAAATAAAGTGTTTAATTATCGATGATGAGCCATTGGCAATAAACGTTATTAAAAATTATATTGAACAGATTGAAGATTTAGAATTAGTAAATACTTTTAGCAATTCTATCGAAGGATTAAATTTCTTAAAAAACAATACTATAGATGTAATTTTTTTAGACATTAACATGCCTGTTTTGGACGGTATTAATTTTATTAAAAGTTTAGAAAATCCTCCTTTACTTATTATTACAAGTGCTTACGATCAGTTTGCGATTGAAACTTATGAGCTTGATGTTTTAGATTATCTGGTAAAACCAATTGAGTTTCCGAGATTAATGAAAGCCGTAAACAAGATCAACAAACGTCTGAATAATGCAATTAAGCTTCCGCAGGAAAACAGTAAAGAGAATCCTTTTATTTTCGTGAAAATCGACAAGAAAAAAATGAAAAAGATTTTCTTGAACGAAATTCTGGTTATCGAAAGCCTAAAAGACTATTTAAAAATTAGCACAACTTCTGGAAAGTTTATCATTCACAGTACTTTATCTGATTTTACAAGTTTATTACCCGAAAGAGATTTTATCAGAATCCACCGATCTTACACGATCGCAATTGACAAAATTGATGCCGTAGAAGGAAATAGCATTGAAATTGAAGGCCTTAGATACGTTATAGGAAGATCTTATATAGACGAAGTAAAACAGAAAATTTTGAATTCTTCGATTTAG
- the nagB gene encoding glucosamine-6-phosphate deaminase, with the protein MIKEDIGFREAGKFEETRFEKIHNVIFESSQEASLLVAQEIANLIQRKNELNEPCVLGLATGSSPIKVYEELVRMHKEEGLSFENVVTFNLDEYYPMDKNDIQSYYHFMHEHLFHHVNILPKNINIPDGQVSAEELQQYCIDYEMKIKSYGGLDFQLLGIGRTGHIGFNEPGSHVNSGTRSITLDHLTRVDAASSFLGIDNVPRKAITMGIGTVRNAKRIVLLGWGISKAGIIKKTIEGEVSSQVPATYLQEHNNTTFVLDTEASFELTRVKTPWLVKSCVWTDELKLKAVAWLSELTKKPFLKLTDKDYNDNGMSSLLTEEGTAYDLNIKMFNKMQQTITGWPGGKPNADDTYRPERSTPEKKRIIIFSPHPDDDVISMGGTFDRLVEQGHEVHVAYQTSGNIAVSDVEALKFAEISKALHPDSRMSDKIIDFLQNRTGNEIDSLEVRKLKGLIRRSESFGATRYIGLPDSNVNFLDLPFYETGTVKKNNLSDADVDIMCDIIERIKPHQIYAAGDLADPHGTHKVCLDSLFEALKRLKHKSFMDDCWVWLYRGAWHEWESYQIDMAVPMSPDQVLKKRHAIFYHQSQKDGVMFQGDDSREFWVRVEDRNRLTAEKYHSLGLADYSAIEAFKRYHF; encoded by the coding sequence ATGATTAAAGAAGATATAGGTTTTAGAGAAGCAGGGAAATTTGAAGAAACTCGTTTTGAGAAAATTCACAATGTTATTTTCGAATCGTCGCAAGAAGCTTCTTTACTTGTAGCACAAGAAATTGCCAATTTAATTCAGAGAAAAAACGAGTTGAACGAACCTTGTGTTTTAGGTTTGGCTACAGGTTCTTCGCCAATTAAGGTTTATGAAGAATTGGTTAGAATGCACAAAGAGGAAGGTTTGAGTTTTGAAAATGTTGTGACTTTTAACTTAGATGAATATTATCCGATGGATAAAAATGATATTCAGAGTTATTATCATTTTATGCACGAACATTTATTTCATCACGTAAACATTCTTCCTAAAAATATAAATATTCCAGACGGGCAGGTGAGTGCCGAGGAATTACAGCAATATTGCATCGATTATGAGATGAAAATTAAATCGTACGGCGGATTAGATTTTCAGCTTTTAGGAATCGGTAGAACAGGACATATTGGATTTAATGAGCCAGGTTCTCATGTGAATTCAGGAACCAGAAGTATTACTTTGGATCATTTGACACGTGTCGATGCGGCTTCCTCTTTTTTAGGAATTGACAATGTTCCGAGAAAAGCCATTACAATGGGAATTGGAACTGTTAGAAATGCAAAAAGAATCGTTTTGCTAGGCTGGGGAATCAGTAAAGCAGGAATTATAAAAAAGACAATCGAAGGGGAAGTTTCTTCGCAAGTTCCAGCTACGTATTTGCAAGAGCATAACAACACAACATTTGTTCTCGATACAGAAGCTTCGTTTGAACTAACAAGAGTAAAAACACCATGGTTGGTAAAGTCTTGTGTTTGGACAGATGAATTAAAATTAAAAGCGGTGGCTTGGTTAAGTGAGTTAACGAAGAAACCTTTCCTTAAGCTTACAGATAAAGATTATAACGACAATGGAATGTCGAGTCTTTTGACGGAAGAAGGAACTGCATACGATTTGAACATTAAAATGTTTAACAAAATGCAGCAAACCATCACGGGATGGCCGGGCGGAAAACCCAATGCTGATGATACGTACAGACCGGAGCGTTCCACGCCGGAAAAGAAAAGAATTATCATTTTCAGCCCGCATCCAGATGATGATGTGATTTCAATGGGAGGAACATTCGACCGTTTGGTAGAGCAAGGTCACGAGGTTCATGTAGCGTATCAGACTTCTGGGAATATTGCGGTTTCAGATGTTGAAGCTTTAAAGTTTGCAGAAATTTCGAAAGCATTACATCCAGATTCTAGAATGTCTGATAAAATTATCGATTTTCTTCAGAACAGAACTGGAAACGAGATTGATTCATTAGAAGTTAGAAAATTAAAAGGATTAATTAGAAGAAGCGAATCTTTTGGAGCAACTCGTTACATAGGTTTGCCAGATTCTAACGTAAACTTTTTAGATCTTCCGTTTTACGAAACAGGAACGGTTAAAAAGAATAATCTTTCAGATGCAGATGTTGACATTATGTGTGACATTATTGAAAGAATAAAACCGCATCAAATTTATGCCGCTGGAGATTTGGCAGATCCGCATGGAACTCATAAAGTTTGTTTAGACAGTTTGTTTGAAGCTTTAAAAAGACTAAAACACAAAAGCTTTATGGACGATTGCTGGGTTTGGTTATACCGAGGTGCATGGCATGAATGGGAATCGTACCAAATTGACATGGCAGTACCAATGAGTCCTGACCAAGTTTTAAAGAAACGACATGCCATTTTTTATCACCAGTCTCAAAAAGACGGCGTTATGTTTCAAGGTGATGACAGCAGAGAGTTTTGGGTGCGAGTTGAAGACAGAAATAGATTGACTGCAGAGAAATATCACAGCTTAGGTTTGGCAGATTATTCGGCTATCGAAGCGTTTAAAAGATATCACTTTTAG
- a CDS encoding alpha-L-fucosidase, with protein MKKVFLSLCLLGVISSVSSQELANAPKPFGPLPTQKQIDWQEMEFYAFVHFSLNTFTNKEWGYGDESPELFNPSQLDVRQWARVVKEAGMKGIILVAKHHDGFCLWPSAYTERSVKNSPWENGKGDLVKELAEACKEYDLKLGLYLSPWDRNHPQYGKPEYITYFRNQLKELLTNYGDVFEMWFDGANGGDGYYGGANETRKINSLTYYNWDETYKMIYDIAPKTLVWGVGPSEARWIGNEEGRAGKTNWSLLRQKDELAGKVHYSEFMSGHEDGEKWVPGEADVSIRPGWFYHAVEDDKVRSLDEMVDIYYESIGRNATLLLNFPVDRRGLVHENDEARLKELVATIKADFKTELLAGAKVQASNIRAVDSNFGPQNVVDGNKNTYWATDDKVKQASIEFTFKKPTAINRILLQEYIKLGQRVKAFSVEANVNGQWKTIANETTIGYKRILRLDRVTASAIRVNILDAKAGFVISTIQAYNAPTFVKEPQILRDKNGLVTIKSEEGNAVYYTLDGKNPSEKSILYKSPFVYSKAVEIKAISRNTKEKINSTIKTSKYGVSKEKWKVISVSSGDDKSVERIIDGDANTDWSFGNDENKLPQSLIIDMGELMEIKGFMYIPQQVGNNLNLISNYEFYTSEDNINWTKQSEGEFSNIKHNPIEQIKSFAAVKARFLRFVATAAVGKGQTVSIAEIGVIE; from the coding sequence ATGAAAAAAGTATTCCTTTCTTTATGTCTTTTGGGTGTAATTTCTAGTGTTTCGAGTCAGGAATTGGCCAATGCTCCAAAGCCTTTTGGACCGCTTCCGACGCAAAAACAAATCGATTGGCAGGAAATGGAATTTTATGCTTTTGTACACTTTTCATTAAACACTTTTACCAATAAAGAATGGGGTTACGGAGACGAATCGCCAGAACTTTTTAATCCGTCGCAATTAGACGTTCGCCAGTGGGCGCGCGTGGTAAAAGAGGCTGGAATGAAAGGAATTATTTTGGTAGCCAAACATCACGACGGTTTTTGTTTATGGCCATCAGCTTATACAGAACGCTCTGTGAAGAATTCACCTTGGGAAAATGGAAAAGGAGATTTGGTAAAAGAATTGGCTGAAGCCTGTAAAGAATACGATTTAAAATTAGGATTATATCTTTCGCCTTGGGACAGAAATCATCCGCAATATGGAAAACCTGAATATATAACGTATTTCAGAAATCAATTAAAAGAATTATTGACGAATTACGGAGATGTTTTCGAAATGTGGTTTGACGGTGCAAATGGCGGGGATGGTTATTACGGAGGTGCAAATGAAACCAGAAAAATCAATTCGCTGACTTATTATAATTGGGATGAAACTTATAAAATGATTTACGATATCGCTCCAAAAACTTTGGTTTGGGGAGTTGGACCATCAGAAGCGAGATGGATTGGAAACGAAGAAGGGCGCGCAGGAAAAACCAATTGGTCGTTATTACGTCAGAAAGACGAGTTGGCTGGAAAAGTGCATTACAGCGAATTTATGTCTGGACATGAAGATGGCGAAAAATGGGTTCCTGGTGAAGCCGATGTTTCGATCAGACCAGGATGGTTTTATCATGCAGTTGAAGACGATAAAGTACGTTCGCTTGACGAAATGGTTGATATTTATTATGAATCGATTGGTCGAAATGCGACATTATTATTAAATTTTCCAGTTGACAGACGTGGTTTGGTTCATGAAAATGATGAAGCCAGATTAAAGGAACTGGTTGCGACAATCAAAGCCGATTTTAAAACAGAATTATTAGCAGGAGCAAAAGTTCAAGCTTCAAATATAAGAGCAGTCGATTCTAATTTCGGACCTCAAAATGTTGTTGACGGAAATAAAAATACGTATTGGGCAACCGACGATAAAGTTAAGCAAGCTTCGATTGAATTTACGTTTAAAAAACCAACAGCAATCAATAGAATTTTACTTCAGGAATATATAAAATTGGGACAGCGCGTAAAAGCATTTTCTGTTGAAGCCAATGTAAACGGACAATGGAAAACGATTGCCAATGAAACTACAATTGGTTACAAAAGAATTCTTCGTTTAGACCGTGTTACAGCTTCGGCAATTAGAGTTAATATTTTGGATGCTAAAGCTGGATTTGTAATCAGTACAATTCAAGCATATAATGCTCCAACCTTCGTTAAGGAACCTCAAATTCTTCGTGATAAAAATGGTTTAGTCACAATTAAATCGGAAGAAGGAAATGCCGTTTATTACACTTTAGACGGAAAAAATCCTTCGGAGAAAAGTATTTTGTACAAAAGTCCATTCGTATACAGTAAAGCGGTAGAAATTAAAGCCATTTCAAGAAATACAAAAGAGAAAATCAACAGTACCATAAAGACATCTAAATATGGTGTTTCTAAAGAAAAATGGAAAGTGATTTCGGTTTCAAGCGGAGATGATAAATCGGTTGAAAGAATTATTGACGGAGATGCCAATACCGATTGGAGTTTTGGAAATGACGAAAATAAACTGCCTCAATCTTTGATTATCGACATGGGTGAATTAATGGAAATAAAAGGCTTTATGTATATACCACAGCAGGTTGGAAATAATTTGAATTTGATTTCGAATTATGAATTCTATACTAGCGAAGATAATATCAATTGGACCAAACAATCGGAGGGAGAATTCTCTAACATCAAACACAACCCAATTGAGCAGATTAAGAGTTTTGCTGCGGTAAAAGCAAGATTTTTAAGATTTGTTGCTACAGCTGCTGTAGGAAAAGGGCAAACAGTTTCGATTGCTGAAATTGGAGTAATTGAATAA
- a CDS encoding Pr6Pr family membrane protein: MEKENTTKIKGEILLGIIFALELYALPVQFYLLLKNPEFTFFSAAVRFFSFFTITTNTIVFICSALLLFGGRSRANAFFKKCSTITAITVYILIVGIVFNLLLRPILNLEGHHLIVSEIFHTVVPVLFLFFWLFFVSPEKISFKVISYWLIYPIIYIIYTLFHGLATEFYPYPFIDATQLGFEIAIINGFFVLLSFVILSIILISIFRIKTKSYT; this comes from the coding sequence ATGGAAAAAGAAAATACCACAAAAATAAAAGGGGAGATTTTGCTGGGTATTATTTTTGCTTTAGAATTATATGCCTTGCCTGTGCAGTTTTATTTGCTGTTAAAAAATCCTGAATTTACTTTTTTCAGTGCTGCTGTCCGATTTTTCAGTTTCTTTACCATTACAACAAATACTATCGTTTTTATTTGCAGTGCTTTGCTATTGTTTGGTGGAAGAAGCAGAGCAAATGCTTTTTTCAAAAAGTGCAGTACTATTACGGCAATTACCGTCTATATATTGATTGTCGGAATTGTTTTTAATTTGCTTCTTCGTCCAATTCTTAATTTAGAAGGACATCATCTTATTGTGAGCGAAATTTTCCATACGGTCGTTCCCGTTTTATTTCTCTTTTTCTGGCTGTTTTTTGTGAGTCCAGAAAAGATTTCCTTTAAGGTTATTTCATATTGGTTGATTTACCCAATCATTTATATTATTTATACTTTGTTTCACGGACTTGCAACCGAATTTTATCCGTATCCTTTTATAGATGCAACCCAATTAGGTTTTGAAATAGCTATTATAAACGGATTTTTTGTTTTATTGTCCTTTGTAATTTTATCTATTATTCTGATTTCTATTTTTAGAATCAAAACTAAAAGTTATACCTAA
- a CDS encoding YdeI/OmpD-associated family protein, whose protein sequence is MEPTFFADQKDFRKWLEKNHQKEKELLVGFYKVTSKKPSMSWSESVDQALCFGWIDGVRKSIDTESYTIRFTPRKPSSIWSAINIQKMEDLTKAGLMTDAGLNAFSFRTENKSKIYSHEKEPVPLLEVYEKQFKSNKIAWEFFEKQAPSYKKVMIHWIMSAKQEKTQLSRLEKTIAESEKQKRVM, encoded by the coding sequence ATGGAACCAACATTTTTTGCAGATCAAAAAGACTTTAGAAAATGGCTTGAGAAAAACCATCAGAAAGAAAAAGAGCTTTTGGTTGGTTTTTATAAAGTGACAAGCAAAAAGCCTTCTATGAGCTGGTCAGAATCTGTAGATCAAGCGCTTTGTTTTGGTTGGATTGACGGCGTTCGAAAATCTATTGATACGGAAAGTTATACGATTCGTTTTACTCCTAGAAAGCCTTCTAGCATTTGGAGCGCGATTAATATTCAGAAGATGGAAGATTTGACTAAAGCGGGCTTGATGACGGACGCAGGTTTGAATGCTTTTAGTTTTAGAACTGAAAATAAATCCAAAATATATTCTCACGAAAAAGAACCAGTTCCACTTTTAGAAGTTTACGAAAAACAGTTTAAAAGCAATAAAATAGCTTGGGAATTTTTTGAGAAACAAGCGCCTTCTTATAAAAAAGTAATGATCCATTGGATTATGAGTGCCAAGCAGGAAAAAACGCAACTGTCAAGGCTTGAAAAAACTATTGCAGAGAGCGAAAAACAGAAAAGAGTGATGTAA
- a CDS encoding DUF4272 domain-containing protein, translating into MICTIYSHHLGLEKIKEIFLSHVPQGNFSSNNDVLEFEIKGGILSPSKKITIFYRERAESSYKIPEVDDSELTANLKGLYGFVNSLPAENEKVKGLFLHKIQTLNSEFSISQDKGEVKELKAIIKDLAKEFDAVLFVQPKTIISKSESQHFLDKDLNLIIDTEGKCEIEELKVNINSEYFDNDQTELDVDQIERKAKNEEILERENIKINKHLPCVESERETTIRSAKEIAERVSVLAVTNLVAFNSISSEEAVDYLQNYKLWESVTEGEKEFLANPTEDKKMYETWKCEGIWTLMWALKKVDAIDFPNEFCDLGNISSENYPVGHDKNPLEFINAVHEVRSKKEILDAADLYYRYNWACVDERINGRQIENINPGIVYERQYALNWLIHYMDQDWDNVTCDT; encoded by the coding sequence ATGATTTGTACTATTTATTCGCATCATTTGGGACTTGAAAAGATAAAAGAAATATTTCTTTCTCATGTTCCTCAAGGAAATTTTTCGAGTAATAATGATGTTCTAGAATTTGAAATTAAAGGAGGAATTTTAAGTCCTTCAAAAAAAATCACAATATTCTACAGAGAAAGAGCTGAGTCTTCGTATAAAATTCCAGAAGTAGATGATTCTGAGTTAACAGCCAATTTAAAAGGCCTATATGGTTTTGTAAATTCATTGCCAGCCGAAAATGAAAAGGTAAAAGGCTTATTTCTTCATAAAATACAAACCTTAAATTCTGAATTTTCGATAAGTCAGGATAAAGGAGAGGTGAAAGAATTAAAAGCGATTATTAAAGATCTTGCAAAAGAATTTGATGCTGTTTTATTTGTGCAGCCAAAAACTATTATCAGTAAATCTGAATCGCAGCATTTTTTAGATAAAGATTTAAATCTAATTATTGATACAGAAGGAAAATGTGAAATTGAAGAATTAAAAGTTAATATCAATTCGGAATATTTTGACAATGATCAGACAGAATTAGACGTAGATCAAATAGAAAGAAAAGCCAAAAATGAAGAAATTCTTGAAAGAGAAAATATAAAAATCAACAAGCATTTGCCTTGTGTTGAATCGGAAAGAGAAACTACAATTCGATCTGCAAAGGAAATTGCCGAAAGAGTGAGCGTTTTGGCTGTAACGAATTTAGTTGCCTTCAATAGTATTTCTTCTGAAGAAGCGGTTGATTATTTACAGAATTATAAACTTTGGGAATCTGTTACAGAAGGAGAAAAAGAGTTTTTAGCAAATCCAACGGAAGACAAAAAAATGTATGAAACATGGAAATGTGAAGGGATTTGGACCTTGATGTGGGCTTTGAAAAAAGTAGATGCAATAGATTTTCCGAATGAGTTTTGTGATCTTGGAAATATTAGTTCAGAAAATTATCCTGTCGGACATGACAAAAATCCTCTTGAATTTATAAATGCAGTTCATGAGGTTCGTTCTAAAAAAGAAATTTTAGACGCTGCCGATTTGTATTACAGATACAATTGGGCTTGTGTAGACGAAAGGATTAATGGAAGACAAATAGAAAACATTAATCCAGGAATTGTTTACGAAAGACAGTATGCGCTCAATTGGCTAATTCATTACATGGATCAAGATTGGGATAATGTAACTTGTGATACTTAA
- a CDS encoding MazG-like protein, with protein sequence MPSLNFEELKQRSTAIRKRYHKLEVAHHGSEWTVEEDALAFLTDAGLVGRHVMSQQGRWPKPNTEEELKHKIGESIWWLTVLAERMNINIETVTEDFLAKTEKLL encoded by the coding sequence ATGCCATCATTAAATTTTGAAGAATTAAAACAGCGTTCTACTGCCATAAGAAAACGTTATCACAAATTGGAAGTAGCGCATCACGGAAGCGAATGGACGGTTGAAGAAGATGCACTGGCTTTCCTGACTGATGCAGGTTTGGTAGGTCGTCATGTTATGTCACAGCAAGGAAGATGGCCAAAGCCAAATACAGAAGAAGAATTGAAACATAAAATAGGAGAATCGATTTGGTGGCTTACGGTTTTGGCTGAAAGGATGAATATTAATATCGAAACGGTTACGGAAGATTTCTTAGCGAAAACAGAAAAACTATTGTAA
- a CDS encoding helix-turn-helix domain-containing protein — translation MKNQPRIFNTISELHKAMGQPKPLHPLISILDYGEAVFDPKDFENGIVLDFYKISFKTNFTGKLRYGHGFYDFEEGGMSFVSPGQVLKMQEEEADYSGMSLNIHPDFFRPYSLNTNIKKYGFFSYSAAEALYLSEKEKETILGVFTNIENELNERIDHFSQDVIISQIELLLNYSNRFYNRQFITRKAVNNDVLSKLENLLEDYFNSEKPQENGLPTVQYVTDELQLSSRYLSDLLRSISGQNTQQFIHEKLIEKAKEYIVKGTLSVSEIAYKLGFEHPQSFNKLFKKKTNISPIVFKELFIKN, via the coding sequence ATGAAAAACCAACCCAGAATATTCAATACCATTTCGGAGTTGCATAAAGCAATGGGACAACCGAAACCATTGCATCCGCTAATTAGCATTTTGGATTATGGCGAAGCTGTATTTGATCCGAAAGATTTTGAAAACGGAATTGTTTTGGATTTTTATAAAATATCTTTCAAAACAAATTTTACAGGAAAACTGCGTTACGGACATGGTTTCTATGATTTTGAAGAGGGCGGAATGTCATTTGTTTCGCCAGGGCAAGTTTTAAAAATGCAGGAAGAAGAAGCCGATTACAGCGGAATGTCGCTAAATATTCATCCTGATTTTTTTCGTCCTTATTCCTTAAATACGAATATCAAAAAATATGGTTTTTTCTCTTATTCGGCTGCCGAAGCTTTATATCTTTCTGAGAAAGAAAAAGAGACAATTTTAGGCGTTTTTACAAATATTGAGAATGAACTTAACGAGCGAATCGATCATTTTAGTCAGGATGTTATTATCTCGCAAATAGAACTTTTACTGAATTACAGCAATCGATTTTACAATCGACAATTTATAACCCGAAAAGCGGTCAATAATGATGTGCTTTCTAAACTTGAAAATTTATTAGAAGATTATTTTAATAGCGAAAAACCACAAGAAAATGGTTTGCCAACAGTTCAATATGTTACAGACGAATTGCAGTTGTCCTCCAGATATTTGAGCGATTTATTACGAAGTATTTCTGGGCAAAATACGCAGCAGTTTATTCATGAAAAATTAATCGAAAAAGCTAAAGAATATATTGTAAAAGGAACTTTATCCGTTTCTGAAATTGCTTATAAATTAGGTTTTGAACATCCGCAGTCGTTTAACAAGCTCTTCAAGAAAAAGACCAATATTAGTCCGATTGTATTTAAAGAATTATTTATTAAAAACTAA
- a CDS encoding SDR family oxidoreductase, translating to MQKTIFITGASTGLGKSTAKSFQSKGWQVIATMRNPEKEIELNQLENVIVLPLDVTNSEQIDSTIKSITENYSIDVVLNNAGYGLIGALESLENHQIERQIVTNLFGVIRVSKAFVSHFREKKSGTFINITSTFGLMGFPTCSIYSATKFAVDGFSESLASELVQFGIQVKVVAPGGMKTDFAIRSMEVAQHEAYEKLAFEVSKGYSAEQLENYTKAEDVAQIIYEAATDNKNQLRYIAGNDANALYNERLSLGAENQVKNIKTMFTF from the coding sequence ATGCAAAAGACAATTTTTATTACAGGAGCTTCAACAGGATTAGGAAAATCTACAGCAAAATCATTTCAAAGCAAAGGCTGGCAGGTAATTGCGACCATGCGTAATCCAGAAAAGGAAATAGAATTAAATCAATTAGAAAATGTGATTGTACTTCCGTTAGACGTCACAAATTCAGAACAAATTGATTCTACGATCAAAAGTATTACAGAAAATTATTCTATAGATGTTGTTTTAAATAATGCTGGTTATGGTTTAATAGGTGCTTTAGAATCTTTAGAAAATCATCAAATCGAACGTCAGATCGTGACTAATTTATTTGGGGTTATTCGAGTTTCAAAAGCTTTTGTATCTCACTTCCGAGAGAAAAAAAGCGGTACATTCATTAATATTACTTCTACTTTCGGTTTAATGGGTTTTCCTACTTGTTCGATTTATAGCGCGACAAAATTTGCCGTAGATGGATTCTCAGAAAGTCTGGCATCAGAATTAGTCCAGTTCGGAATACAAGTAAAAGTTGTGGCTCCAGGCGGCATGAAAACAGATTTTGCCATACGATCAATGGAAGTTGCACAACACGAAGCATATGAAAAACTAGCTTTTGAAGTGAGTAAAGGGTATAGCGCGGAACAATTAGAAAATTATACAAAAGCCGAAGATGTTGCTCAAATTATCTACGAAGCTGCGACAGACAATAAGAATCAATTACGATATATTGCCGGAAATGATGCCAATGCATTATACAATGAGCGCTTAAGTTTGGGAGCTGAAAATCAGGTGAAAAACATCAAAACAATGTTTACTTTTTAA